The Scyliorhinus canicula chromosome 13, sScyCan1.1, whole genome shotgun sequence genome contains a region encoding:
- the trim59 gene encoding tripartite motif-containing protein 59 has product MDNFEEDLTCSVCYSIFEDPRVLPCSHTFCRTCLEKIVHESGNFSIWRPLRIPLKCPTCRSIVDLPPVGISSLPINFSLMGIIEKYQKEEHPKTPTCPEHFRQPLNMFCLLDRKLVCGFCLTVGQHQGHPIDDLQNAYMKEKETSIKLVEQLTDKRWSKMSIFIEQLEHQKSQAEQIVQQDKETVIQYFENLQKTIQSKKQALLVAFDEVNLKITNEHVPLIQEMKKLKEEQHDLLTFSTYLEDENDPLDFLEKIHIYRQRVNTLMKTQLPCIRLLNIQPRAGQFLMQKWSKVTLEHIEDAPIPQVKYCLENHWNKDLAICINQMKELKYVSSAVFLTLLFLLTIVLLSVLFKDSCVDLLNATVTDLPQVKQMCDIMLEVSAGLHSLKIALEHSVQSLINFCCQLTVSFPCIYQIFGFQLSTVFQDASNSLQSLLSSDSHEQT; this is encoded by the coding sequence ATGGATAACTTTGAGGAAGACTTAACTTGTTCTGTATGCTACTCCATATTTGAAGACCCTCGTGTATTGCCTTGTTCTCACACTTTTTGTAGGACCTGTTTGGAAAAGATTGTTCATGAATCTGGAAATTTTTCCATTTGGCGACCCCTCCGAATCCCACTGAAATGTCCGACTTGTAGAAGTATTGTGGATCTTCCCCCAGTGGGCATAAGCTCATTACCAATAAACTTTTCACTGATGGGAATTATTGAGAAATACCAGAAAGAAGAACACCCAAAGACGCCTACCTGTCCAGAACACTTCAGGCAACCCTTAAACATGTTCTGCCTGTTGGACCGTAAATTGGTTTGCGGATTTTGCTTAACAGTGGGTCAGCATCAAGGCCATCCCATTGATGATCTCCAGAACGCTTATATGAAAGAAAAGGAGACATCTATCAAACTTGTTGAACAGTTGACTGATAAACGCTGGTCCAAAATGTCCATTTTCATTGAACAACTAGAGCATCAGAAATCACAAGCTGAACAAATTGTTCAACAAGATAAAGAAACAGTCATCCAATATTTTGAGAATCTCCAAAAAACAATACAGAGCAAAAAGCAGGCTCTTCTGGTTGCATTTGATGAAGTCAATTTAAAGATTACCAATGAACATGTTCCATTAATTCAGGAAATGAAAAAACTGAAGGAAGAACAACATGACCTTCTAACATTTAGCACATATTTGGAAGATGAAAATGATCCCTTGGATTTTCTTGAGAAAATTCATATCTACCGCCAGAGGGTGAATACTTTAATGAAAACACAGCTTCCATGTATTCGCCTGCTGAATATACAACCACGAGCAGGACAATTTCTGATGCAGAAATGGTCAAAAGTTACACTTGAGCATATTGAAGATGCACCAATCCCACAAGTGAAATATTGTTTGGAAAATCACTGGAATAAAGATCTTGCAATATGTATCAATCAAATGAAGGAATTGAAATATGTTTCTTCAGCTGTATTTTTAACACTGCTGTTCTTGCTAACCATTGTTTTATTGAGTGTTTTGTTCAAGGATTCCTGTGTTGATTTGTTAAATGCCACAGTTACTGATCTCCCACAGGTGAAGCAGATGTGTGATATAATGCTAGAAGTTAGTGCTGGGCTTCACTCCTTGAAGATTGCTTTGGAACATTCCGTACAATCGCTGATTAATTTTTGTTGCCAACTGACAGTTTCTTTTCCTTGCATTTATCAAATATTTGGTTTTCAATTAAGCACTGTTTTCCAAGATGCTTCAAACAGTTTACAGAGTTTACTTTCCTCAGATAGTCATGAACAAACTTAA